In Mangrovivirga cuniculi, the following proteins share a genomic window:
- a CDS encoding M16 family metallopeptidase has product MLKKNLLLLFLALIVASCSSSEEAGEGSDNETASEFKVPVEYYKLDNGLKVILSQDKTSPTVAVAVYYNIGFRIEPKDRTGFAHLFEHMMFQGSKNLGKAEFINLVQKNGGVLNGSTRFDFTNYFEIMPAHKLETMLWAEADRMKGLDITQENLTNQQGVVKNEVKVNVLNQPYGGFPWLDMPQYANENWYNAHNFYGDLEDLDAATLEDVESFFNTYYSPNNAALSVVGDFDMEETKKWIEQYFGGIASSEIPPLPDISEPVQQEELRFEKEDKLATKPAIAIAYDMPEKNSPEYYAMGLLDQILVQGDNSLLHKKLVKDEGYTGNVSGGINYLGNMFNYNGPMQWMFNLTYDNSTPADSVITSVDQVIAGLQEDGVSQEMLDQAIIKIRSDLYDDLGSFFGVGRADLLCSFALFEDNPSKINSIEEEFKKVTPEIINRTIEQYLRKTNRTILTVKPLGGEQQNL; this is encoded by the coding sequence ATGCTTAAGAAAAATCTATTATTACTTTTTCTGGCTTTGATAGTGGCTTCTTGTTCTTCTTCAGAAGAAGCTGGTGAAGGGTCAGATAATGAAACTGCATCTGAATTTAAGGTGCCGGTGGAATATTACAAATTAGATAACGGATTGAAGGTAATCTTATCTCAGGATAAAACTTCTCCGACAGTAGCTGTAGCCGTTTATTATAATATTGGTTTTCGAATAGAACCAAAAGATCGTACGGGTTTTGCTCACCTTTTCGAGCATATGATGTTCCAGGGATCTAAAAATCTTGGCAAAGCTGAATTTATTAATTTGGTACAAAAAAATGGCGGGGTTTTAAATGGTTCTACCAGATTTGACTTTACTAATTACTTTGAGATAATGCCTGCTCATAAATTGGAAACTATGCTATGGGCAGAAGCTGACAGAATGAAAGGGTTGGATATTACCCAGGAAAATCTAACAAATCAGCAAGGTGTAGTAAAGAACGAAGTAAAAGTAAATGTGCTTAACCAGCCTTATGGTGGTTTCCCCTGGTTGGATATGCCACAGTATGCTAATGAAAACTGGTATAACGCCCACAATTTCTATGGTGATCTGGAAGATCTGGATGCAGCTACCCTGGAAGATGTAGAAAGTTTCTTTAATACTTATTATTCACCTAATAATGCTGCTTTATCAGTAGTTGGTGATTTTGACATGGAAGAGACTAAAAAATGGATTGAACAATATTTTGGTGGTATTGCTTCCTCTGAAATCCCTCCATTGCCGGATATTTCAGAACCAGTTCAGCAAGAAGAATTAAGATTTGAGAAAGAAGATAAGCTTGCAACTAAGCCGGCAATCGCTATTGCTTATGATATGCCCGAGAAAAACTCTCCTGAATATTATGCAATGGGACTGTTAGATCAAATACTGGTTCAGGGAGATAATAGCCTTTTGCATAAAAAACTTGTGAAGGATGAAGGTTACACTGGAAATGTTAGCGGAGGCATCAATTACCTGGGTAACATGTTTAATTACAATGGTCCGATGCAATGGATGTTCAACCTCACCTATGATAATTCAACACCTGCGGATTCGGTAATTACTTCCGTAGATCAGGTAATTGCCGGGTTGCAGGAAGACGGTGTATCACAGGAAATGCTCGATCAGGCGATCATTAAAATCAGAAGTGACCTGTATGATGATCTGGGTTCATTTTTCGGTGTTGGACGCGCTGACCTGCTTTGTTCTTTCGCTTTATTTGAAGACAATCCTTCAAAGATAAATTCGATCGAAGAAGAGTTTAAAAAAGTAACTCCTGAAATAATAAACAGGACGATCGAACAATACTTGCGAAAAACTAACCGAACAATTTTAACTGTTAAGCCTTTAGGCGGTGAACAGCAAAATCTATAA
- a CDS encoding M16 family metallopeptidase, which yields MNRIDIKSFLAVFFVLLTISITAIAQNDASEQKETPPEGGEPKDFTLPEKSVVNYDNGLQLVMVQYGQIPKATIRIVTKTGNINESENQVWLSDITADMMKEGSTSMKGNEIADKMAGMGGELNLSVSMHTTNTSSSVLYEFAPEAVKVMADVLMNPAFPESEFSRIINDRKRSLAVSMSRAQPKARAAFYSAVYPDHPYGRIYPTEEMLSNYTLEDAKSFYNANFGAKRTTVYVVGKFDESAVKNAVEESMSSWKSGSETNYPIAEPQVTDVVKILNRDGAPQSTIMFGMPVAGPSSEDWIALNVTNTLLGGSFGSRITRNIREDKGYTYSPRSAVNDNFKSAVWYEVADVTTDVTKPSLEEITKEIYKLQEEAPSDDELEGIKNYSAGIFVLQNSTPGGIIGQLVNMDVHNLDESYLTNYVQNIYAVTPEKVKEMTQKYIKPEDMTLVVVGDESEIKNQVEEFDKQRESYRLPVKQ from the coding sequence ATGAATAGAATAGATATAAAAAGTTTTTTAGCAGTATTTTTTGTATTGCTAACTATCTCAATTACTGCTATAGCGCAAAATGATGCTTCAGAGCAGAAAGAAACTCCTCCCGAAGGTGGAGAGCCAAAAGACTTCACGTTACCCGAAAAATCAGTTGTGAATTACGACAATGGATTACAGTTGGTAATGGTTCAATACGGACAAATTCCAAAAGCCACAATCCGAATCGTAACAAAGACGGGTAACATCAATGAGTCAGAAAATCAGGTTTGGCTGAGTGATATTACTGCAGATATGATGAAAGAGGGCAGCACCAGTATGAAAGGTAACGAGATTGCTGATAAAATGGCCGGTATGGGTGGAGAGCTTAATTTAAGCGTATCTATGCATACGACCAATACTTCTTCTTCAGTGCTATATGAATTTGCTCCTGAAGCAGTAAAGGTGATGGCAGATGTTCTTATGAACCCTGCATTCCCGGAAAGTGAATTTTCACGGATCATTAATGACAGAAAAAGAAGTCTTGCTGTTTCAATGTCAAGGGCTCAACCTAAAGCAAGAGCAGCTTTTTATTCAGCAGTTTATCCCGACCACCCATATGGAAGGATTTACCCAACTGAAGAAATGCTTTCAAATTACACACTTGAGGATGCTAAATCGTTTTATAATGCTAATTTTGGAGCGAAAAGGACCACAGTTTATGTTGTAGGTAAATTTGATGAAAGTGCAGTTAAAAATGCTGTGGAAGAATCAATGTCTTCATGGAAGTCAGGTTCGGAAACTAACTATCCGATAGCAGAGCCACAGGTAACCGATGTCGTGAAGATTCTAAACAGGGATGGTGCTCCTCAGTCGACAATTATGTTTGGTATGCCCGTAGCAGGTCCATCAAGTGAAGATTGGATTGCATTAAATGTAACTAATACTTTATTGGGAGGTTCTTTTGGTTCGAGAATCACACGAAATATCAGAGAGGATAAAGGGTATACCTATTCTCCAAGAAGTGCAGTGAATGACAATTTTAAGTCAGCTGTATGGTATGAAGTTGCTGATGTTACAACTGATGTAACTAAACCTTCTCTTGAAGAAATAACAAAAGAAATATATAAACTTCAGGAGGAAGCTCCTTCGGATGATGAGCTGGAAGGTATTAAAAATTATAGTGCGGGAATTTTTGTATTGCAAAACTCAACTCCTGGAGGAATAATTGGTCAGTTGGTTAATATGGATGTTCACAATTTGGATGAATCTTATTTGACTAATTACGTTCAGAATATTTATGCGGTCACTCCTGAAAAGGTAAAAGAGATGACTCAGAAATATATTAAACCTGAGGATATGACTTTGGTAGTAGTTGGTGATGAATCAGAAATAAAAAATCAGGTTGAAGAATTTGACAAACAGCGCGAGTCTTACAGGCTTCCTGTGAAACAATAA
- a CDS encoding RNA polymerase sigma factor, translated as MNKNRFLSMIDTHQGIIYKVAKMYRDDPLDQEDLFQDIVYQLWKSISTFREDSKESTWIYKVALNTALASFRKRKVEIDYSANKFSPEYIDEENKSENEEKLFDALRKLEKSDRALISLFLEGYSYKEIGDITGISVTYVGVRLNRIKTRLKEILLIKV; from the coding sequence ATGAATAAAAATCGCTTTTTATCGATGATTGATACTCATCAGGGTATTATTTACAAAGTAGCCAAAATGTACAGGGATGATCCATTGGATCAGGAAGATCTGTTTCAGGATATAGTTTACCAATTGTGGAAATCAATATCGACGTTTAGAGAGGATTCCAAAGAGAGTACCTGGATATATAAAGTGGCATTAAATACAGCCCTGGCATCATTCAGAAAGAGAAAAGTCGAAATTGATTACTCTGCTAATAAGTTTTCTCCAGAATACATTGATGAAGAAAATAAGTCAGAAAATGAGGAAAAGCTTTTCGATGCATTGAGAAAGTTAGAAAAGAGTGACAGAGCACTGATCTCATTATTTCTTGAAGGATATTCTTATAAAGAAATAGGGGATATTACAGGAATCAGTGTTACCTACGTCGGGGTAAGATTAAATCGAATTAAAACAAGGTTAAAAGAGATATTATTAATTAAAGTATAA
- a CDS encoding MFS transporter gives MNNLVSDFGLEAGALGILTSAVQFGFISGTLLFAILTIADRFSPSKVFVACAVFGALFNLGTIYPGSSFPSLVIFRFLTGFTLAGIYPVGMKIASDYYKEGLGKSLGFLVGALVLGKGFPHLVKALTADLPWETVIILTSAIAVIGEYYYFLQYQTDPIGSLHQNLILQPYLMSLNIPDFVRRRLVILVICGNYILSGLLFL, from the coding sequence ATGAATAACCTGGTTTCTGATTTTGGCCTTGAAGCGGGAGCCCTTGGAATTCTTACCTCTGCTGTTCAATTCGGCTTTATATCAGGTACATTACTGTTTGCAATACTTACTATAGCAGATCGGTTTTCACCTTCAAAAGTATTTGTGGCCTGTGCTGTCTTTGGTGCCTTGTTTAATCTTGGAACGATATATCCTGGAAGCTCTTTTCCATCGCTGGTTATTTTTAGGTTTTTAACAGGCTTTACCCTGGCAGGTATTTATCCTGTTGGAATGAAAATAGCCTCAGATTATTACAAAGAAGGTCTCGGGAAATCTTTAGGATTTCTTGTTGGGGCTTTAGTCCTTGGTAAGGGATTTCCTCATCTTGTCAAAGCATTAACAGCAGACTTGCCCTGGGAAACAGTGATTATACTAACTTCGGCAATAGCTGTTATCGGGGAATATTACTATTTCTTACAGTACCAGACGGACCCTATAGGAAGCCTGCATCAAAATTTAATTTTACAGCCTTATTTAATGTCTTTAAACATCCCCGATTTCGTCAGGCGGCGTTTGGTTATTTTGGTCATATGTGGGAATTATATACTTTCTGGGCTTTTGTTCCTGTAA
- a CDS encoding MFS transporter, which yields MSKDFGVKRTATTALFLSFICCMISPFVILSGSEVILIIFLIFWGLVVIPDSPLFSTLVAQYAPEESRGTALTIVNCIGFAITIISILLIEYLRFVIPVEWVFVFLAIGPGLGLINLIIKPGKLPKIKS from the coding sequence ATATCCAAAGATTTTGGTGTTAAACGAACAGCTACAACTGCATTGTTTTTATCATTTATATGTTGCATGATCTCTCCCTTTGTGATTTTATCAGGTTCTGAAGTAATATTGATCATATTTTTAATTTTCTGGGGATTAGTTGTTATTCCTGATTCCCCGTTATTTTCCACTTTAGTAGCACAATATGCACCTGAAGAATCCAGAGGTACAGCTCTTACAATTGTTAATTGTATCGGATTTGCCATTACCATTATCAGCATATTACTGATTGAATATTTAAGATTTGTAATTCCGGTAGAATGGGTCTTTGTTTTTCTCGCAATCGGACCCGGTCTCGGTTTAATTAACTTAATCATCAAACCTGGGAAATTACCTAAAATAAAAAGTTAG
- a CDS encoding YybH family protein, with product MKTNIFIIPALFIFLIITSCESKTDQDTDELSYSNVTEEIITDEDKEEIKNIIDQKNTELEKLYKEGKMEEAATYFSEDVIQLAPNTKPIKGTQMFIDEWNKAISQGEWNFDFRVEEVKYYGNAVVELGSYDLEILPAGGSEMPPFKDEGYYVVLWEKIDGDWKIVWDAPVSSLPLPGQGSETEM from the coding sequence ATGAAAACTAACATTTTTATCATACCTGCTTTATTTATATTTCTAATTATTACTTCCTGTGAGTCTAAGACAGACCAGGACACTGATGAATTGTCCTATTCTAACGTTACTGAAGAAATAATTACTGATGAAGATAAAGAGGAAATAAAAAACATTATTGATCAAAAGAACACCGAATTAGAAAAGCTTTATAAAGAAGGGAAGATGGAAGAGGCTGCAACGTACTTTTCTGAAGATGTAATTCAATTGGCACCGAATACTAAGCCTATCAAGGGAACTCAGATGTTTATTGATGAATGGAATAAAGCCATTAGTCAAGGGGAGTGGAATTTTGATTTCAGAGTTGAAGAAGTAAAATATTATGGAAATGCTGTGGTTGAGCTGGGTAGTTATGATCTTGAAATATTACCTGCAGGAGGTTCTGAAATGCCACCTTTTAAAGATGAAGGATATTATGTTGTATTATGGGAAAAAATTGACGGGGACTGGAAGATCGTCTGGGATGCACCGGTAAGTTCTTTACCTTTACCCGGTCAGGGAAGTGAAACAGAAATGTAA
- a CDS encoding sterol desaturase family protein, with product MVVIGAPISYYLIYRFLTVFFTYVSHANVTTPKWIDNTLGLIFVTPNMHKFHHHFERPWTDTNFGNIFSLWDRIFGTYVMDDPKKIKYGLDVLDDSTDTNVMYQFKIPFDKNIKTDY from the coding sequence ATTGTTGTAATTGGAGCACCTATCTCCTACTATTTAATCTATCGTTTTCTTACAGTCTTTTTTACGTATGTTTCTCACGCCAATGTAACCACTCCGAAATGGATAGATAATACCCTTGGGTTAATATTTGTAACCCCAAATATGCACAAATTTCACCACCATTTTGAGCGACCATGGACTGACACTAATTTTGGAAATATATTTTCACTTTGGGATAGAATATTTGGAACCTATGTTATGGATGATCCGAAGAAAATAAAATATGGTTTAGATGTGCTGGATGATTCAACGGATACAAATGTAATGTATCAGTTTAAAATACCATTTGATAAAAATATTAAGACCGATTATTAA
- a CDS encoding sterol desaturase family protein, which produces MESFLLFFETMPAWQKLVWVVSVLIACWLFEGYYPLFKHAYKKWSHAKVNFIFLSITLVINIVFGIATLGIFQWIGENHIGLLNMVDLPVWVELIIAIMVLDLVAQYFIHFLLHRIKWMWKFHMIHHSDTKVDVTSGTRHHPGIIF; this is translated from the coding sequence ATGGAGTCCTTTTTACTATTCTTTGAAACAATGCCGGCTTGGCAAAAATTAGTTTGGGTCGTAAGCGTCCTGATAGCTTGCTGGCTCTTTGAAGGGTATTACCCATTATTCAAACATGCTTATAAAAAATGGAGTCATGCTAAGGTGAATTTTATATTCCTCAGTATTACTCTTGTGATTAATATCGTTTTTGGAATAGCCACTCTTGGTATTTTCCAATGGATAGGTGAAAACCATATTGGATTGCTAAATATGGTTGATCTTCCTGTATGGGTTGAATTGATCATTGCAATAATGGTGTTGGATCTTGTAGCGCAATACTTTATCCACTTTCTTTTACACCGAATAAAATGGATGTGGAAATTCCATATGATCCATCACAGTGATACTAAAGTAGATGTAACCAGTGGCACAAGGCACCATCCGGGGATTATTTTTTAA
- a CDS encoding cyclase family protein, with amino-acid sequence MPLIDLSHLIDENTITYKGLPAPVICDYWSRESSIDNYDDGSSFQIGKVDLVANTGTYIDSPFHRFKKGKDISKISLEVLASLDSHKVKWDYQNRGLAVGKEAFEGLNLKNKAVLINTDWSEKWMTEEYYSDHPFLSEEAAIYLKDSGVLLVGIDSYNIDDTRTKKRPVHTVLLGNDILIAEHLTNLHLLPDNKFRFYAVPPKIKGMGTFPVRAFAQF; translated from the coding sequence ATGCCTTTAATTGATCTTAGCCATTTAATAGACGAAAATACGATTACTTACAAAGGATTGCCTGCACCGGTGATATGTGATTACTGGAGCAGGGAATCATCAATAGATAATTATGATGACGGCTCTTCTTTTCAAATCGGTAAAGTCGATCTGGTAGCAAATACCGGGACTTATATTGATAGCCCTTTTCATAGATTTAAAAAAGGAAAAGATATAAGCAAAATATCTCTTGAGGTACTTGCCAGCCTGGATTCCCATAAAGTGAAGTGGGATTATCAGAATAGAGGATTAGCAGTCGGTAAGGAAGCTTTTGAAGGGCTTAATTTAAAAAATAAAGCTGTTCTTATTAACACTGACTGGAGTGAAAAATGGATGACTGAGGAATATTATTCTGACCATCCGTTTCTTTCAGAGGAGGCTGCTATTTACCTTAAAGATTCAGGTGTTCTTTTAGTTGGTATAGATTCCTATAACATCGATGATACCCGCACAAAGAAAAGGCCTGTTCATACAGTTTTATTGGGAAATGATATCTTAATTGCAGAACATCTGACAAATCTTCATCTTCTACCGGATAATAAATTCAGGTTTTATGCAGTTCCACCTAAAATAAAGGGAATGGGAACTTTTCCGGTTAGGGCATTCGCTCAGTTTTGA
- a CDS encoding carboxylesterase family protein: protein MRTIILLLLTSTILSAQNEHYDLYEKKVFETKNGDLQYRIMYPENFSEDKKYPVVLFLHGSGERGSDNTKQLIHGSSLFASDENRKEFPAIVIFPQCPKDAYWSNMTTEVTEGIPERKYEYSAPPSPPLAKVIALMEDMLTKSYTDNDRFYVAGLSMGGMGTFEILYREPDLFVAAVPICGGGNSDMVKGYASKISLWIFHGAKDNIVDPIGSLNMAKGILEAGGYPMLTLFEDANHNSWDPAFAHPGLLEWMFSKTK, encoded by the coding sequence ATGAGAACTATAATTCTACTTCTATTGACTTCAACGATACTTTCAGCTCAAAATGAGCATTATGACCTTTATGAGAAAAAAGTATTTGAAACAAAAAATGGTGACCTCCAATACCGAATCATGTATCCGGAGAATTTTTCAGAAGATAAAAAGTATCCTGTCGTTCTATTTTTACATGGTTCAGGAGAAAGAGGAAGTGATAATACGAAACAACTTATCCACGGAAGTTCTTTATTCGCCTCAGATGAAAATAGAAAAGAATTTCCTGCCATAGTGATTTTCCCTCAGTGCCCGAAGGATGCTTATTGGTCTAATATGACTACTGAAGTTACTGAAGGTATCCCTGAAAGAAAATATGAATATTCCGCTCCCCCCTCACCCCCGCTTGCAAAAGTAATTGCTTTAATGGAAGATATGCTCACCAAATCATATACAGACAATGACAGGTTTTATGTAGCAGGTCTTTCTATGGGTGGAATGGGTACTTTTGAAATACTATACAGAGAGCCTGATTTATTTGTTGCAGCTGTCCCTATTTGCGGTGGTGGAAATTCAGATATGGTCAAGGGATATGCCAGTAAGATTTCACTCTGGATCTTTCATGGAGCAAAGGACAATATCGTTGACCCAATTGGCAGCTTAAATATGGCTAAAGGAATTCTGGAAGCAGGTGGATACCCCATGCTAACTTTGTTTGAAGATGCAAATCACAACAGTTGGGATCCGGCATTTGCACACCCGGGATTATTGGAATGGATGTTTTCCAAAACTAAATAA
- a CDS encoding MDR family MFS transporter produces the protein MTKEKALTLAAVLTALFLGALDQTIVATALPSIARDLQGLSRYSLVATAYLTASTVFVPIYGKLADMLSKKSIEFGAITIFLTGSVLCGLAGSWGDLPIIGDGMNQLILFRAIQGLGGAGLFSMAFIVIADLFPPAERGKYQGYIGAAFGIASLLGPFFGGLLTDYAGGIIPGVEGWRWVFYVNIPFGAIAVYFIVRYMPKLFPEKDSSKYFDFRGAFYLTIGTGGLLLALETDKQKSGLTSPEFLIFVSLAIAGSLLFYFRSKKSPNPIINLQLFQNSVFKVSVIAVIFLGMSFFSLTLFIPLYLTNVLGVSATKAGISLIPLSMGLVTGSTLAGRLSNKFRRVKIIILFGIGILMLAFGLLTTLNTDTEYYKVVILMVVAGLGMGPTLPMFPLAVQNSVKRNVLGQATGSTQFFRQIGGVTGAAIMGMILALTVSGIIQKPEIKKLKDSPIEIKVDSETNIQELREKLDEEVVNTSNNSTYKSALDTIITAFSDAVSRIFLFALIVSLLAAIATFFLPDHELRQTNDH, from the coding sequence ATGACCAAAGAAAAAGCACTTACGCTTGCTGCTGTATTAACAGCCTTATTTTTAGGAGCGTTGGATCAGACTATTGTGGCAACAGCATTGCCTTCAATAGCCAGGGATCTTCAGGGGCTTAGTCGATATAGCCTGGTAGCTACTGCCTATTTAACTGCCAGTACAGTCTTCGTACCGATTTATGGTAAGCTGGCAGATATGCTTAGTAAAAAATCTATTGAGTTTGGTGCAATTACAATCTTTTTAACCGGTTCTGTGCTTTGCGGCTTAGCAGGTAGTTGGGGTGATCTACCTATTATCGGAGATGGTATGAATCAGTTAATCTTATTCAGGGCTATACAGGGCCTGGGAGGTGCCGGTTTATTTTCAATGGCATTCATTGTGATAGCAGATTTGTTCCCTCCAGCTGAAAGAGGGAAATACCAGGGATATATAGGCGCAGCCTTCGGAATAGCTAGCTTATTAGGGCCATTCTTTGGCGGTTTATTAACTGATTATGCCGGAGGAATTATTCCGGGAGTTGAAGGATGGCGTTGGGTGTTTTATGTAAATATTCCCTTTGGAGCAATAGCAGTCTATTTTATAGTCAGGTATATGCCAAAACTTTTCCCTGAAAAAGACAGTTCAAAATACTTTGATTTCAGAGGAGCTTTTTATTTAACAATCGGTACAGGTGGATTATTACTAGCCCTTGAAACGGATAAGCAAAAAAGTGGGCTTACCTCTCCTGAATTTCTGATTTTTGTGTCGCTGGCGATTGCAGGATCCCTCCTATTTTATTTTAGATCTAAAAAAAGTCCTAACCCAATTATAAATCTTCAATTATTTCAGAATAGTGTCTTTAAAGTATCGGTAATTGCGGTGATCTTTCTCGGAATGTCTTTTTTTAGTCTGACACTTTTTATTCCATTGTATTTAACCAATGTTCTTGGAGTTTCAGCCACAAAGGCAGGGATTAGTTTGATACCCTTATCTATGGGATTAGTTACCGGATCCACGCTGGCCGGCAGGTTATCAAATAAATTTCGAAGAGTAAAAATCATAATACTCTTTGGAATTGGTATTTTGATGCTCGCCTTTGGATTGCTCACCACTCTTAATACAGATACTGAATATTATAAAGTCGTAATCCTGATGGTTGTTGCTGGACTGGGTATGGGGCCTACCTTGCCTATGTTTCCACTGGCAGTTCAAAATAGTGTTAAAAGAAATGTTTTGGGACAGGCAACAGGTTCGACTCAATTTTTCAGGCAAATTGGTGGTGTCACCGGGGCTGCTATCATGGGAATGATCCTGGCATTAACAGTTAGCGGTATTATCCAAAAACCAGAGATTAAAAAACTTAAGGACTCACCGATAGAGATCAAAGTTGATAGCGAAACAAACATTCAGGAATTAAGAGAAAAATTAGACGAAGAGGTAGTTAATACAAGTAACAATTCAACTTATAAAAGTGCTTTGGATACAATTATAACTGCCTTTAGTGACGCAGTGTCCAGAATATTTCTTTTTGCTCTAATCGTATCTCTTTTAGCTGCTATTGCTACCTTTTTTCTTCCGGATCACGAGTTAAGGCAAACTAACGATCATTGA
- a CDS encoding universal stress protein, with translation MFNNIVVAIDDVDSPALIDSAIKQAKAFGSELWLIHVTFPDPDFVGYDPGPQFIRDDRAKTIKQEHRYLQELAEKIKSDEGITTHALLIQGPTVDTLLKEARDLKADLIIIGNEDHSFMYKALIGETTSKVVKRAKIPILVIPMVTGDSKD, from the coding sequence ATGTTTAATAACATAGTTGTTGCAATCGATGATGTTGATTCCCCTGCTCTTATTGATTCGGCAATAAAACAGGCAAAGGCATTTGGATCTGAACTTTGGTTGATACACGTGACATTTCCGGATCCGGATTTTGTCGGATACGATCCAGGGCCTCAATTTATCCGTGATGACCGTGCAAAAACTATTAAACAGGAGCACCGCTACTTACAGGAGTTGGCCGAAAAAATAAAATCAGATGAAGGAATTACAACTCATGCGCTTTTAATCCAGGGACCTACAGTTGATACATTATTGAAAGAAGCCAGGGATTTAAAAGCTGACCTGATAATTATCGGAAATGAGGATCATTCATTCATGTATAAAGCTCTGATTGGAGAGACCACGTCAAAAGTAGTTAAAAGAGCTAAAATTCCTATACTCGTTATACCAATGGTTACCGGTGACTCAAAAGATTAA